The following proteins are encoded in a genomic region of Aquella oligotrophica:
- the rpsK gene encoding 30S ribosomal protein S11, whose product MSKANTARVRKKVKKQVSEGIAHVHASFNNTIITITDRQGNALSWATSGGAGFKGSRKSTPFAAQVAAEKAGKVAQEYGIKSLDVRVQGPGPGRESSIRALNALGIKITSISDITPLPHNGCRPPKRRRV is encoded by the coding sequence ATGAGTAAAGCAAACACAGCGCGAGTACGTAAGAAAGTTAAAAAGCAGGTTAGCGAAGGTATCGCTCACGTCCATGCTTCTTTTAACAATACCATCATAACCATCACAGATCGTCAAGGAAATGCATTATCTTGGGCTACTTCTGGCGGTGCTGGTTTTAAAGGTTCACGTAAAAGTACTCCGTTTGCAGCACAGGTAGCTGCAGAAAAAGCTGGTAAAGTTGCCCAAGAATATGGTATTAAATCATTGGATGTTAGAGTGCAGGGACCTGGTCCAGGCCGTGAATCTTCTATTCGTGCTTTAAATGCTTTGGGTATAAAAATTACATCAATTAGTGATATTACCCCATTGCCGCACAATGGTTGCCGTCCACCAAAAAGACGTAGAGTATAA
- the rpsM gene encoding 30S ribosomal protein S13, which yields MARIAGVNVPDNAHIVIGLQHIYGIGPSRAQWICDASQVSPQTKVRELAPEAMEAIRNEVAKYTVEGDLRREVSMSIKRLVDLKCYRGHRHAKGLPVRGQRTKTNARTRKGPRKLVSGKKK from the coding sequence ATGGCTCGTATAGCTGGTGTAAACGTTCCTGATAATGCTCATATCGTTATCGGTTTACAGCATATTTACGGTATCGGTCCTTCTCGTGCCCAATGGATTTGTGATGCGTCACAAGTTAGTCCACAAACTAAAGTTCGTGAATTAGCACCAGAAGCAATGGAAGCTATTCGTAACGAAGTTGCCAAATACACTGTAGAAGGTGATTTGCGCCGTGAAGTTTCGATGAGCATTAAACGTTTGGTTGACCTAAAGTGTTACCGTGGGCATCGTCATGCCAAAGGATTACCAGTGCGCGGTCAGCGTACTAAAACTAATGCACGTACCCGTAAAGGTCCTAGAAAATTAGTTAGTGGTAAGAAAAAATAA
- the rpmJ gene encoding 50S ribosomal protein L36: MRVQPSVKKICRNCKIIRRNGVVRVICKEARHKQRQG; the protein is encoded by the coding sequence ATGAGAGTTCAGCCTTCAGTGAAAAAAATATGTCGCAACTGCAAAATTATTCGTCGCAACGGTGTTGTACGTGTAATTTGTAAAGAAGCAAGACATAAACAAAGACAAGGTTAA
- the infA gene encoding translation initiation factor IF-1 — protein MAKDDVIQFEGEVLEALPNTMFRVKLENGHAVLCHISGKMRMNYIRILPGDKVTVEMTPYDLNKGRIVFRAK, from the coding sequence ATGGCAAAAGATGATGTAATACAGTTTGAAGGTGAAGTTCTTGAAGCTTTGCCGAATACTATGTTTAGAGTGAAATTGGAAAATGGTCATGCGGTTTTGTGTCATATTTCCGGTAAAATGCGGATGAATTATATTCGTATCTTGCCAGGGGATAAGGTTACTGTTGAGATGACGCCGTATGATTTAAATAAAGGTCGCATTGTTTTTCGTGCGAAGTAA
- the secY gene encoding preprotein translocase subunit SecY, with product MAIAKVDKFADLKKRVWFLIGALIVFRIGAHIPVPGIDPTQLAKLFKSSQTGLLDMVNMFSGGALSRFTIFALGIMPYISASIILQLSSEVFPYLIQLKKEGEAGRKKITQYTRYATVILAFVQSFGIATMLYKQPGLVVDSQFHFFATAIICLVTGTMFLMWLGEQITERGIGNGASMIITAGIISGIPGAIGKTLSLASQGSMSIFSVIMIFVIIAVITYVVVFVERAQRKIPVNYAKRQVGNKIMQGQSTHLPLKLNMAGVIPPIFASSIILFPATLLGWLGRGKLSFLSSIGDSLHPGQPVYIVVYTAAIIFFCFFYTALVFNPKETADNLKKSGAFIPGIRPGENTARYIEKVLLRLTFGGAVYIAAICLFPELLILKWHVPFYFGGTSLLIVVVVTMDFMTQVQSQIMSVQYEGLMKKANLKGF from the coding sequence ATGGCGATAGCAAAAGTTGATAAGTTTGCTGATCTCAAAAAACGTGTCTGGTTTTTGATTGGGGCTTTAATCGTTTTCAGGATTGGTGCGCATATTCCGGTTCCCGGGATTGACCCAACTCAGTTGGCGAAGTTATTCAAATCAAGCCAGACAGGTTTACTAGATATGGTAAACATGTTTTCAGGTGGAGCGCTATCGCGCTTTACAATTTTTGCCTTAGGAATAATGCCATATATTTCAGCCTCAATTATTCTACAACTATCATCAGAAGTATTTCCATACCTGATTCAGTTAAAAAAAGAAGGTGAGGCTGGTCGCAAAAAAATTACTCAGTATACTCGTTATGCTACAGTAATACTTGCATTTGTGCAAAGCTTTGGTATTGCTACCATGCTTTATAAACAACCAGGTTTGGTAGTTGATTCACAATTTCATTTTTTTGCAACCGCAATTATTTGTTTAGTTACAGGTACTATGTTCTTGATGTGGCTTGGTGAACAAATCACTGAGCGCGGAATTGGCAATGGTGCTTCAATGATTATTACTGCGGGTATTATTTCTGGGATTCCTGGTGCAATAGGAAAAACCTTGTCACTTGCATCGCAAGGGTCAATGTCAATATTTTCTGTGATCATGATTTTTGTGATTATTGCAGTAATTACTTATGTGGTAGTTTTTGTTGAGCGTGCACAACGTAAAATTCCTGTAAACTATGCTAAACGTCAGGTTGGTAATAAGATTATGCAAGGGCAAAGTACTCATTTGCCATTGAAGTTAAATATGGCTGGGGTAATACCACCAATTTTTGCTTCAAGTATTATTTTGTTTCCGGCAACATTGCTTGGCTGGTTAGGGCGTGGAAAGTTATCTTTCCTGTCTTCAATAGGTGATTCTTTACATCCAGGGCAGCCTGTATATATTGTAGTCTACACTGCTGCAATCATTTTCTTCTGCTTTTTCTATACTGCACTAGTATTTAATCCAAAAGAAACTGCGGATAATTTGAAGAAGAGTGGTGCATTTATCCCAGGTATCCGTCCAGGTGAAAATACTGCGAGATATATAGAAAAAGTTTTATTGCGCCTTACTTTTGGTGGTGCAGTTTATATTGCAGCGATTTGTTTGTTCCCTGAATTGCTGATTCTAAAATGGCATGTGCCATTTTATTTTGGTGGGACATCACTTCTAATTGTCGTTGTTGTAACTATGGATTTTATGACTCAGGTTCAATCACAGATTATGTCTGTTCAATATGAAGGTCTGATGAAAAAAGCCAATCTTAAAGGATTTTAA
- the rplO gene encoding 50S ribosomal protein L15: MFLNSIKPAEGAKHSSKRVGRGMGSGLGKTCGRGHKGQKSRAGGFHKVGFEGGQMPLYRRLPKRGFKSLSKQAEVRLGDLVALAGNDIDRIALIKAGLISALADTIKVIGTGTIAVAVNLRGINATESAKAAIIAAGGSVE; this comes from the coding sequence ATGTTTTTAAATAGTATTAAACCAGCTGAAGGTGCTAAGCATTCTTCTAAGCGTGTAGGTCGTGGTATGGGTTCTGGTCTTGGTAAAACATGTGGTCGTGGTCACAAAGGTCAGAAAAGCCGTGCTGGTGGATTCCATAAAGTAGGATTTGAGGGTGGTCAGATGCCTTTATACCGTCGTTTACCAAAACGTGGTTTCAAATCATTGAGCAAACAAGCTGAGGTTAGACTTGGTGATTTGGTTGCTTTGGCTGGGAATGATATCGATCGTATCGCTTTGATCAAAGCTGGTCTGATTTCAGCATTAGCTGACACAATTAAAGTTATTGGTACTGGTACTATTGCTGTTGCAGTTAACCTACGTGGTATCAATGCAACTGAGAGCGCTAAAGCTGCTATTATAGCTGCTGGCGGTTCGGTTGAGTAA
- the rpmD gene encoding 50S ribosomal protein L30, giving the protein MAQKTVKVTLIKSLIGRLENHKASARGLGLRKIGQTVEVIDTPENRGMINRINYLVKCEG; this is encoded by the coding sequence ATGGCTCAAAAAACAGTTAAAGTTACTTTGATTAAAAGTCTGATTGGTCGTCTTGAGAACCATAAAGCTTCTGCTCGTGGTCTTGGTCTACGTAAAATTGGTCAAACAGTTGAAGTTATTGATACTCCAGAAAATCGCGGTATGATTAATCGCATTAATTATTTAGTAAAATGTGAGGGTTAA
- the rpsE gene encoding 30S ribosomal protein S5, whose product MVENKEHLIEKLISVNRVTKVVKGGRIMGFAALTVVGDGDGGIGMGKGKAKEVPVAVQKAVKEANKNMVKVSLKNGTIHHTVSATHGATTVYMQPAKEGTGIIAGGAMRALFDAIGVKNITAKVHGSTNPYNVVRATIKGLQAITTPAEIAAKRGKTVEEILGE is encoded by the coding sequence ATGGTTGAAAATAAAGAACACTTAATAGAAAAACTGATTAGCGTTAACCGCGTAACAAAAGTGGTTAAGGGTGGTCGGATTATGGGCTTTGCTGCACTAACAGTTGTTGGTGATGGTGATGGCGGTATCGGTATGGGTAAAGGGAAAGCCAAAGAGGTTCCTGTTGCTGTACAGAAAGCTGTTAAAGAAGCTAATAAAAACATGGTTAAAGTTAGCCTAAAAAATGGTACTATTCATCATACAGTAAGTGCAACTCATGGTGCAACTACTGTATATATGCAGCCTGCTAAAGAAGGTACTGGTATTATTGCTGGTGGTGCAATGCGTGCATTGTTTGATGCTATCGGTGTTAAAAACATCACCGCTAAAGTACATGGCTCAACTAATCCTTATAACGTAGTGCGTGCAACTATTAAAGGGTTGCAAGCAATTACTACTCCTGCTGAAATTGCTGCTAAACGTGGTAAGACAGTAGAAGAAATCCTTGGGGAGTAA
- the rplR gene encoding 50S ribosomal protein L18, giving the protein MSNKVNRIRRARKTRLKIAELGVKRLVVHKTNCHIYAQIIDETGSKVLAVASTAQKALSGSVKNGGNIEAAKLIGKAIAEKATSAGIKEVAFDRAGFKYHGRIKAVADAARENGLVF; this is encoded by the coding sequence ATGAGTAATAAAGTTAATCGTATTAGACGCGCACGTAAAACTCGCTTAAAAATTGCTGAGTTAGGTGTTAAACGTCTTGTTGTACATAAAACAAATTGTCATATTTACGCCCAAATTATTGATGAGACAGGTTCTAAAGTGCTTGCAGTTGCTTCAACTGCACAAAAAGCTCTTTCTGGCTCAGTAAAAAATGGCGGTAACATTGAAGCTGCAAAATTAATCGGTAAAGCTATTGCTGAAAAAGCAACTAGTGCTGGAATTAAAGAAGTTGCTTTTGATCGTGCCGGGTTTAAATATCATGGTCGTATCAAAGCAGTTGCAGATGCAGCTCGTGAAAACGGTCTTGTGTTCTAA
- the rplF gene encoding 50S ribosomal protein L6, with amino-acid sequence MLSRMAKTPLAIPAGVEVTLDGSNVKVKGPLGSLEYTFNDTVTITKDGTNIVFATKEDSKFAKALSGTVKAVMNNMVTGVTKGFEKKLTILGVGYRAQAQGANLNLTLGFSHPIVFQAPVGIKVETPTQTEILIKGIDKQLVGQAAADIRSYRPVEPYKGKGVRYADEVVILKETKKK; translated from the coding sequence ATGTTATCACGTATGGCTAAAACTCCTTTAGCAATTCCTGCTGGTGTTGAAGTAACTCTTGATGGTTCAAACGTTAAGGTAAAAGGTCCTCTTGGAAGTCTTGAGTACACTTTTAACGATACTGTTACCATTACCAAAGATGGTACTAATATCGTTTTTGCAACTAAAGAAGATTCTAAGTTTGCTAAAGCGTTATCTGGTACTGTAAAAGCAGTTATGAATAACATGGTTACTGGTGTAACTAAAGGTTTTGAGAAAAAACTTACAATTCTTGGTGTTGGTTACCGTGCTCAAGCTCAAGGTGCCAATCTTAATCTAACCCTTGGTTTCTCTCATCCAATTGTATTCCAGGCTCCTGTCGGAATTAAAGTTGAAACTCCTACTCAGACAGAAATTCTGATTAAGGGAATTGATAAACAACTAGTTGGTCAGGCTGCTGCGGATATCCGTTCTTATCGTCCGGTTGAACCTTATAAAGGTAAAGGCGTTCGTTATGCGGATGAAGTGGTTATCCTAAAAGAGACTAAGAAGAAATAA
- the rpsH gene encoding 30S ribosomal protein S8, translated as MMQDTIADMLTRIRNAQAANKEVVTMPSSKIKVSIAKVLKEEGYIDDFKIDGTVKPELIITLRYYAGRPVIERIERVSRPGLRIYRGCEELPTVMNGLGVAIVSTSRGVITDRKARSLKVGGEVLCLVA; from the coding sequence ATGATGCAAGATACTATTGCTGATATGTTGACTCGTATTCGTAATGCTCAGGCTGCGAATAAAGAAGTTGTTACAATGCCTTCATCAAAAATCAAAGTGTCTATCGCTAAGGTTTTGAAAGAAGAAGGTTATATTGATGATTTTAAAATTGATGGTACTGTAAAACCTGAATTAATAATTACTCTACGCTACTATGCTGGTCGTCCGGTAATTGAAAGAATCGAACGTGTATCACGTCCTGGTTTACGTATTTATCGTGGTTGTGAAGAATTGCCTACTGTTATGAACGGTTTGGGCGTGGCTATTGTGTCAACTTCACGTGGTGTTATTACTGATCGTAAAGCTCGTTCACTTAAAGTTGGTGGCGAAGTTTTATGTCTAGTTGCTTAA
- the rpsN gene encoding 30S ribosomal protein S14, giving the protein MTRLALIEREKKRAKLVQKYSAKRDALFAIIEDSSKSDEEKFEARLALQKLPRNAAPIRKRNRCALTGRPRGTFRKFGIARNKLRELSLKGDIPGVVKASW; this is encoded by the coding sequence ATGACTAGATTGGCCTTAATCGAAAGAGAAAAAAAGCGTGCTAAGTTAGTACAGAAATATAGTGCTAAACGTGATGCTTTATTCGCTATTATTGAAGATTCATCAAAATCAGATGAAGAAAAATTTGAAGCCAGACTTGCGCTACAAAAATTACCTCGCAATGCTGCGCCTATCCGCAAACGTAATCGTTGTGCGTTGACAGGTCGCCCAAGAGGTACGTTCCGTAAATTTGGTATTGCCCGTAACAAACTACGCGAGTTATCACTTAAAGGTGATATTCCTGGTGTTGTTAAAGCTAGCTGGTAA
- the rplE gene encoding 50S ribosomal protein L5, with protein MARLKEFYTTKVVPELMKQFNYDSVMEVPRIEKITLNIGLGEAVADKKVMEFALSDLTKIAGQKPVVTKARKSIAGFKIREGYPVGCMVTLRKERMYEFFDRLISIAIPRIRDFRGLNGKAFDKFGNYNFGIKEQIIFPEIEYDKIDSLRGMNITITTSAKNAEEARALLKAFSFPIK; from the coding sequence ATGGCAAGATTAAAAGAGTTTTATACTACCAAAGTTGTTCCTGAATTGATGAAGCAATTCAACTATGATTCAGTAATGGAAGTGCCACGTATTGAGAAGATTACTCTTAATATCGGTTTGGGTGAAGCTGTTGCTGACAAAAAAGTAATGGAATTTGCTTTGTCTGATTTAACTAAAATTGCAGGTCAAAAACCTGTGGTTACTAAAGCGCGTAAATCAATTGCAGGTTTCAAAATTCGTGAAGGTTATCCGGTTGGTTGCATGGTTACATTGCGTAAAGAAAGAATGTATGAGTTCTTTGATCGTTTGATCAGTATTGCAATTCCACGTATCCGTGACTTCCGTGGTTTAAATGGTAAGGCGTTTGATAAATTCGGTAATTATAACTTCGGGATTAAAGAGCAAATCATATTCCCGGAAATCGAATACGATAAAATCGATTCACTACGCGGTATGAATATTACCATTACAACTAGTGCTAAAAATGCTGAAGAAGCGCGTGCTTTACTTAAAGCATTTAGCTTTCCAATCAAATAA
- the rplX gene encoding 50S ribosomal protein L24: MKKIRKGDEVIVIAGKDKGKIAQVQQVVEDGSKVIVEGVNVAKKHVRPNPMKGVQGGIVDKTMPVDISNVAIYNSETKKADRVGFKVEGDKKVRVFKSNGKVIG; this comes from the coding sequence ATGAAAAAAATTCGTAAAGGTGATGAAGTCATCGTTATTGCTGGTAAAGACAAGGGTAAAATTGCTCAGGTTCAACAAGTTGTTGAAGATGGTAGCAAAGTTATCGTTGAAGGCGTTAACGTTGCAAAAAAACATGTTCGTCCTAACCCAATGAAGGGTGTTCAAGGCGGAATAGTAGATAAAACAATGCCGGTTGATATCTCGAATGTTGCTATCTATAACTCTGAAACTAAAAAAGCTGATCGCGTTGGTTTCAAAGTTGAGGGCGATAAAAAAGTTCGTGTATTCAAGTCTAACGGTAAAGTGATAGGTTAA